Proteins from a genomic interval of Desulfitibacter alkalitolerans DSM 16504:
- the spoIIP gene encoding stage II sporulation protein P, producing MGYKSWIAAIFLVVVFFALGVLIGAGGDSKQNEHAHNLSGSINLLGFFTDSHRSILNLAIPILGLTPEYPQATYSSGDKLVQKIISSVTSIDLTNPKSFLGSEIAFIKTSEMEGKDVIISESPGITEDEKKFFEELERRSREAILNNSQAGELAFGDKPLVLIYNTHNSETYEPTDGVKKIEGENAGVEKVAAFLEEILLERHGIKSVRSTKIHDYPSWERSYVNSEQTVKSMLKDNPSVQIVLDIHRDAGLPEKGVIATSTGHNMAKILLIVGSDSRLPHPNWQKNWQFAKMVGYKMDKIYPGLLKAVRVQSGRYNQHLHERSLLVEVGCTQNTLEEALLSAEALADIIKEVLIDLRQENTF from the coding sequence GTGGGTTATAAATCATGGATTGCTGCAATTTTTTTGGTTGTAGTTTTTTTTGCACTAGGTGTTTTAATAGGAGCGGGGGGTGACAGCAAGCAAAATGAGCATGCTCACAATTTGTCCGGTTCAATCAATTTACTTGGCTTTTTTACAGATTCTCACAGAAGCATACTTAATCTGGCCATACCCATCCTTGGACTTACACCTGAATATCCCCAAGCCACCTATAGCTCTGGGGACAAGTTGGTCCAAAAAATTATTTCAAGTGTTACAAGTATAGACCTCACCAATCCTAAAAGCTTTTTGGGATCAGAAATTGCATTTATCAAGACCTCTGAAATGGAAGGTAAGGATGTCATTATCAGTGAATCGCCAGGTATAACAGAGGATGAGAAAAAATTTTTTGAGGAATTAGAAAGAAGAAGCAGGGAAGCTATTTTAAATAATTCTCAGGCAGGGGAGCTGGCCTTTGGAGATAAGCCTTTGGTTCTCATATACAATACTCACAACTCAGAAACCTATGAACCTACAGATGGTGTAAAAAAGATTGAAGGGGAAAATGCTGGGGTAGAAAAGGTTGCAGCTTTCCTGGAAGAAATTCTTTTGGAAAGGCATGGGATTAAATCTGTGCGTTCAACAAAAATCCATGATTATCCAAGTTGGGAAAGATCCTATGTTAATTCGGAGCAAACAGTAAAGAGTATGCTGAAAGACAATCCATCTGTGCAAATAGTCCTTGATATTCATCGTGATGCCGGTTTACCTGAAAAGGGCGTTATTGCCACCTCTACAGGTCATAACATGGCGAAAATTCTATTGATAGTAGGCAGCGACAGCCGACTGCCCCATCCCAACTGGCAGAAAAACTGGCAATTTGCCAAGATGGTAGGTTATAAAATGGATAAAATATACCCTGGGCTTCTTAAAGCTGTAAGGGTCCAAAGTGGAAGATACAATCAGCATTTACATGAAAGGTCCCTTTTAGTTGAGGTAGGATGCACTCAAAATACATTAGAGGAAGCTCTGCTATCTGCAGAGGCATTAGCAGACATCATAAAAGAAGTTTTAATTGATTTAAGACAAGAAAATACCTTTTAG
- the hemW gene encoding radical SAM family heme chaperone HemW, giving the protein MMIRALYIHIPFCLAKCKYCDFNSYPLAVFERTRKRRAENYLAALRQEILLLLKDISLDEIETIYMGGGTPTILDTDQLVSFMEFLKSQLNFSRIQEATIEANPGTVSLEKLLALKGAGFNRISIGIQSLDNWMLGFMGRTHNAEEAAAAVSMARETGWENINVDLIYGLPNQSTGIWEDTLRRVIQLDPEHVSSYGLKIESNTPWGRDYSNNQLSLPEDEVVFYMYETLQSTLIQNGYLHYEISNYCKSQKESKHNSIYWHNEYYLGIGSGAASFYNGKRFYNIKDIDLYMDSLAKGFRPHEEAIDLTLEDQMSETMFMKLRLISAGVNIPDFKKRFGISPIDKYYNEIKKLIDLGLIHIQGDAIRLTQKGIPLANLVFMEFV; this is encoded by the coding sequence ATGATGATTAGAGCTCTATATATCCATATACCCTTTTGTTTAGCAAAATGCAAATACTGTGACTTTAATTCTTATCCGCTAGCCGTCTTTGAAAGGACCAGGAAAAGGCGGGCAGAAAATTATCTGGCAGCCTTGAGGCAGGAAATCCTCTTACTATTAAAGGACATATCTTTAGATGAAATTGAAACAATATACATGGGGGGCGGAACGCCTACAATCCTTGATACAGACCAGTTGGTTTCATTTATGGAATTTCTCAAATCCCAACTGAATTTTTCTCGGATACAAGAGGCTACAATAGAGGCCAATCCCGGTACAGTAAGCCTTGAAAAGCTTTTAGCCTTAAAAGGAGCAGGCTTTAACAGAATTTCTATTGGCATTCAATCCCTAGATAACTGGATGCTAGGGTTCATGGGCCGGACCCACAATGCAGAGGAAGCTGCAGCAGCAGTTTCTATGGCCAGGGAAACTGGCTGGGAGAATATAAATGTTGACCTGATCTATGGGCTGCCAAACCAATCAACTGGCATCTGGGAGGATACCCTTAGAAGGGTAATACAATTAGACCCTGAGCATGTATCCAGCTATGGGTTAAAGATTGAGAGCAACACGCCATGGGGCAGGGATTATTCTAATAACCAGCTTTCTCTGCCGGAAGATGAAGTGGTTTTTTATATGTATGAAACTCTTCAATCCACCCTAATCCAAAATGGCTATCTACATTATGAAATATCAAATTACTGTAAATCACAAAAAGAAAGCAAGCATAATAGTATTTATTGGCATAATGAATATTATCTAGGAATAGGCAGTGGAGCAGCTTCCTTTTATAATGGTAAAAGATTTTACAATATAAAAGATATAGATTTATACATGGATAGCCTGGCAAAAGGCTTTAGACCTCATGAGGAAGCAATTGACCTCACCTTGGAAGACCAGATGTCTGAAACAATGTTTATGAAGCTTCGACTTATATCAGCAGGTGTTAATATCCCGGATTTTAAAAAAAGGTTTGGAATATCTCCAATTGATAAATACTATAATGAAATTAAAAAATTAATAGATCTAGGACTAATCCATATCCAGGGTGATGCTATTAGGCTTACACAAAAGGGGATACCTCTAGCTAACTTAGTTTTTATGGAATTTGTATAA
- a CDS encoding TCP-1/cpn60 chaperonin family protein gives MSIKQVSKDTEVDERLAALSTNANAIRAIASAVEGTLGPKGLDTMLVDKFGDVVITNDGVTILEMMEVNHPAARMMINTAKAQQDEIGDGTTTASIMAGTLVTEGLEQIKRGVPVTRVIEGIKAGIKMAVQYFKDSAAAIEKLDDPVLKEVSWVAGRGNDDIAELVFDAANMIGREKLLDTNFKLSDCIFAQHGADNQLIKGCIINKERVSSDMPRELGDCNVLFIDDALEPEQLDEEALSNEAGFNRFIRLQEEFQENLKKLSKLGVGLVLVDRGIHDIAEEFFIDAGIMAVQRVSHKELKKAAEFTGARMIKRTGLKKSVEELRTYLGHIDKVYEDEHLEQIRILGGAGKPMATILVGAATEEVVGERERIARDAAAALQAAIKGGIVPGGGSIELAAASFLESNREQVRGMAVYGINCVVEALKKPFSQIVFNAGFNPLEKQGDVLAIQKQENNIGYAIDCDTGQVIDMRKLGVVDPVLVKIYALRAAGEIAEAILRIDTIIKKRPDKTADNRVKDEFEF, from the coding sequence ATGAGTATTAAGCAGGTTAGTAAGGATACTGAGGTAGATGAGAGGTTGGCAGCCCTTTCTACCAATGCAAATGCCATTAGGGCAATTGCATCTGCAGTTGAGGGTACTTTAGGGCCAAAGGGCCTGGATACAATGCTGGTGGATAAGTTTGGTGATGTGGTAATAACCAATGATGGAGTAACTATTCTGGAGATGATGGAGGTTAACCATCCGGCAGCCAGAATGATGATAAATACAGCCAAGGCCCAGCAGGATGAAATAGGTGATGGTACTACCACAGCATCAATCATGGCTGGAACACTAGTAACAGAAGGTCTGGAACAAATCAAAAGGGGTGTTCCGGTAACACGGGTTATTGAAGGGATCAAGGCAGGAATAAAGATGGCTGTACAGTATTTTAAGGATAGTGCTGCAGCTATTGAAAAATTAGATGATCCTGTACTCAAGGAAGTATCCTGGGTAGCAGGCAGGGGAAACGATGATATTGCTGAGCTTGTTTTTGATGCAGCTAATATGATTGGAAGGGAAAAGCTTCTGGATACAAATTTTAAGTTATCTGATTGTATATTTGCCCAGCATGGTGCAGATAACCAGTTAATTAAAGGGTGCATTATTAATAAAGAAAGAGTATCATCTGATATGCCCAGGGAGCTAGGGGATTGCAATGTTTTATTTATAGATGATGCCTTGGAGCCAGAACAGCTTGATGAAGAAGCTTTAAGCAATGAGGCTGGTTTTAACAGGTTTATCAGGCTTCAGGAGGAATTCCAGGAAAACCTTAAAAAACTGTCCAAACTTGGTGTAGGGTTGGTGTTGGTTGACAGGGGTATTCATGATATTGCAGAAGAGTTTTTTATAGATGCAGGCATCATGGCAGTTCAAAGGGTTAGCCATAAGGAACTAAAAAAAGCAGCCGAGTTTACAGGGGCCAGAATGATTAAGAGAACTGGTTTAAAAAAATCTGTGGAAGAATTAAGAACATATCTTGGGCACATTGATAAGGTTTATGAGGATGAACACCTGGAGCAGATCAGGATTTTAGGTGGTGCAGGTAAACCAATGGCTACCATTTTAGTAGGTGCAGCTACTGAAGAGGTTGTAGGAGAAAGGGAGAGAATTGCCAGGGATGCCGCTGCAGCCCTGCAGGCTGCAATAAAGGGTGGGATTGTACCAGGCGGCGGCTCAATAGAACTAGCAGCAGCCTCCTTCCTGGAGAGTAATCGTGAACAGGTAAGGGGCATGGCTGTGTATGGTATTAACTGTGTAGTAGAAGCTTTGAAAAAGCCTTTTTCCCAGATTGTGTTTAATGCAGGATTTAACCCCCTTGAAAAACAAGGTGATGTACTGGCAATCCAAAAGCAGGAGAATAATATTGGATATGCTATTGATTGTGATACTGGTCAGGTCATTGACATGAGAAAGCTGGGAGTTGTGGACCCTGTTCTGGTAAAAATCTATGCCCTGCGTGCAGCAGGTGAAATTGCTGAAGCTATCTTAAGGATTGATACAATAATTAAAAAAAGACCTGATAAAACAGCTGACAATAGGGTAAAAGATGAATTCGAGTTTTGA
- the murJ gene encoding murein biosynthesis integral membrane protein MurJ: MKQGNKVAKAAGIIMISMMLSRVLGYLRDVVIYAQFGQNRVTDAYNAAFSIPDFLYMILVGGALSAAFIPVFSSYLTNDKEQEAWQAASILFNSIMLLLVVGVTLGLIYTPFLIKILVPGFDKETTDLTVMLTRIMFAQTFFMVLSGISVGILNSYQHFLAPAIGSILYNLSIILVGWLLSLKYGIAGFSVGVVVGAMLNFAIQLPFILKRGFKYHLSFNLKHPGVQKIIILILPVFIGLSVNQINLFVNQFLASTLEGGLVAALRTGQRLMQMPIAVFAIAIAVAVFPTLTNYAAKGDMINFKKTTSLGLRSVFFITLPSAAGLMALKVPLVRFLFEQGKFTQEATMATATAVFFYSLGIFAYSGIQILNRTFYAIQDTRTPVSIGICTILMNIGLNIALIGTMGHGGLALAYSIAGAFNLLLLMVVLKYKISGYGGRSIACSFLKSMFAAVVMGITVYMIISYFETLVDISTKTMQGLQVLIGALIGTLVYGIITYLLKMDELKMVLEILLKKLPARIMRKGIKNN; the protein is encoded by the coding sequence ATGAAACAAGGAAATAAAGTTGCAAAAGCTGCAGGAATTATTATGATTTCCATGATGCTTTCCAGGGTTTTAGGCTATTTGCGGGATGTGGTTATTTATGCCCAGTTTGGGCAAAACAGGGTTACTGATGCCTACAATGCTGCTTTTTCAATACCAGACTTTTTATATATGATACTGGTAGGCGGAGCCTTAAGTGCTGCATTCATACCTGTTTTTTCCAGTTACCTGACCAATGACAAAGAGCAAGAAGCGTGGCAGGCAGCAAGTATTCTTTTTAATTCAATAATGCTTTTATTAGTTGTAGGGGTTACACTTGGATTGATCTATACTCCCTTTTTAATAAAAATCCTGGTTCCAGGTTTTGATAAGGAAACAACTGACCTGACAGTTATGCTTACTAGAATAATGTTTGCCCAAACATTTTTTATGGTCCTAAGTGGAATTTCAGTTGGAATTTTAAACTCCTATCAGCATTTCCTGGCTCCAGCCATTGGCTCTATCTTATATAACCTGTCAATAATTCTAGTTGGCTGGCTTTTATCATTAAAGTATGGCATTGCAGGATTTTCTGTTGGGGTGGTTGTTGGCGCCATGTTGAACTTTGCTATACAGCTGCCATTTATCTTAAAAAGGGGGTTTAAATATCACCTTAGCTTTAACTTAAAACATCCAGGTGTTCAAAAAATTATTATTTTAATCCTGCCTGTTTTTATAGGGCTGTCTGTTAACCAGATAAACCTTTTTGTAAATCAGTTCCTGGCATCTACTCTAGAAGGTGGACTGGTAGCAGCCCTGAGGACAGGCCAGAGGCTCATGCAAATGCCAATTGCTGTCTTTGCCATTGCCATAGCAGTGGCTGTTTTTCCAACCCTTACGAATTATGCAGCCAAAGGGGATATGATTAACTTCAAGAAGACTACATCCCTGGGGCTGCGCTCGGTATTTTTTATAACCCTTCCATCTGCCGCAGGACTCATGGCACTTAAGGTTCCCCTGGTAAGATTTTTGTTTGAGCAGGGCAAATTTACCCAGGAGGCTACCATGGCAACAGCAACGGCAGTTTTCTTTTATTCACTGGGTATTTTTGCCTATTCGGGCATTCAAATTTTAAATAGGACCTTCTATGCCATACAGGATACTAGAACACCTGTAAGCATAGGGATTTGTACCATATTAATGAATATTGGATTAAACATAGCATTAATAGGAACCATGGGACATGGGGGCCTTGCCCTTGCTTACTCAATAGCTGGAGCCTTTAACCTGCTGCTATTAATGGTTGTATTGAAGTATAAAATTTCCGGATATGGCGGCCGCAGTATTGCCTGTTCATTTCTAAAAAGTATGTTTGCAGCAGTAGTCATGGGCATAACGGTTTATATGATCATAAGCTATTTTGAAACCCTGGTGGATATTTCTACTAAAACAATGCAGGGGCTTCAGGTTTTAATAGGGGCACTTATAGGAACCCTGGTATACGGAATCATAACATACCTTTTAAAAATGGATGAGTTGAAGATGGTACTTGAAATACTCTTGAAAAAACTGCCGGCTCGCATCATGAGAAAAGGTATAAAAAACAACTAA
- the grpE gene encoding nucleotide exchange factor GrpE, whose amino-acid sequence MNNEMNTKRDHMDNAENQNQETQEQEKNNEELKEMTKEELFLEYVKLQEYLRNREESEKQLQQQFLRLQADFENFRKRTSREKEELNRQAAKSIIKDMLPVLDNLHRALEAGKQKGDLDKFIEGIDMIYSQFWDVLQSKGVECIDCKGKEFDPEIHQAVIQKEVKDEKDNIVLDEIQKGYLLNGKLIRPSMVSVSKKS is encoded by the coding sequence ATGAATAATGAGATGAATACAAAAAGGGACCATATGGACAATGCTGAAAACCAAAACCAGGAAACCCAAGAACAGGAAAAAAACAATGAAGAACTTAAAGAAATGACAAAAGAGGAGCTTTTTTTAGAATACGTTAAGCTCCAGGAGTATTTAAGGAACAGGGAAGAAAGTGAAAAACAGCTGCAGCAGCAGTTTTTAAGACTGCAGGCCGATTTTGAAAACTTTCGCAAAAGAACCTCAAGAGAAAAGGAAGAACTAAACAGGCAGGCAGCCAAAAGCATTATTAAAGACATGCTTCCTGTACTTGACAACTTGCATAGGGCCCTTGAGGCTGGAAAACAAAAGGGTGACCTGGATAAGTTCATTGAGGGAATTGATATGATTTATTCCCAATTCTGGGATGTGCTCCAGAGCAAGGGTGTAGAATGTATTGACTGCAAGGGCAAAGAGTTTGACCCAGAAATTCATCAAGCAGTAATTCAAAAAGAAGTAAAAGACGAAAAAGATAACATAGTTTTAGATGAAATTCAAAAGGGATACTTATTAAATGGAAAACTAATTAGACCATCTATGGTATCAGTATCAAAAAAAAGTTAG
- a CDS encoding phage holin family protein, with product MLGFVIRFIVSALVLMLVSWLLPGIQVAGFIGALVAALVIAGLGYLVENFIGGKKISPQNRGIIGFLTAAVVIYLASFIIPAYLNVTIIGALLAAFVIGIIDAFVPTELR from the coding sequence ATGCTTGGTTTTGTCATAAGGTTTATTGTTTCGGCCCTTGTGCTTATGCTTGTAAGCTGGCTGCTGCCTGGAATACAAGTTGCCGGGTTTATTGGCGCATTAGTTGCAGCACTGGTCATTGCAGGTTTAGGTTATTTAGTTGAAAATTTTATAGGCGGCAAGAAGATATCTCCTCAAAATAGGGGTATTATAGGATTTTTAACAGCTGCTGTTGTCATTTACCTGGCCAGCTTCATTATACCTGCTTATTTAAATGTTACAATAATTGGTGCATTATTAGCTGCTTTTGTAATTGGAATAATTGATGCTTTTGTTCCTACAGAATTGCGATAA
- the holA gene encoding DNA polymerase III subunit delta: protein MADLNNALKELKSGNVLPVYLVIGDNDFLKDSLIENFKKILLQGDNGDFNYQKYDKVEALKEIIDAANSMPFFSEKKLLVVKDEGVFKPGAFNDNEYKYFIEYLADPNPATCLMFVAGNEVDKRGKLYKRLSESGKILDCETPKGVQLLKWINREFAFYDKKPDADLVNLLASAAKGDLYFLVNEIKKICSYAGSKQNLKLEDVQEVLAKTLDAGIFQMIDHLAEKKLNKALKGLNDLLELGESPILINYMLARHYRQLLQYLTYSKRGLSEKQLSQKLGVPFFVLGKLGKQAGSFSIQSLTDILNGLYELDLRFKTSSSDSKRMLELTIIKLATKPRKDKSKAN, encoded by the coding sequence GTGGCAGACTTAAACAATGCCTTAAAGGAGCTAAAAAGTGGAAATGTCCTGCCTGTATATCTTGTAATAGGTGACAACGATTTTCTAAAGGACAGCCTCATTGAAAACTTTAAAAAAATTTTGCTTCAAGGGGACAATGGTGATTTTAATTACCAAAAATATGACAAGGTTGAAGCTTTAAAGGAAATTATAGATGCAGCAAATTCCATGCCCTTTTTTTCTGAAAAAAAGCTGCTTGTTGTTAAGGATGAAGGTGTTTTTAAGCCTGGTGCCTTTAATGACAATGAATATAAGTATTTCATAGAATATCTAGCTGATCCCAATCCTGCGACTTGCCTGATGTTTGTAGCTGGAAATGAAGTGGACAAAAGAGGCAAGCTGTATAAAAGGCTTTCTGAAAGCGGGAAAATTCTTGACTGTGAAACTCCTAAAGGTGTCCAGCTTTTAAAATGGATAAACAGAGAGTTTGCATTTTATGATAAAAAACCTGATGCTGATCTAGTAAACCTTTTAGCATCAGCTGCCAAGGGGGATTTATACTTTCTTGTAAATGAAATAAAGAAAATTTGTTCGTATGCCGGCAGCAAGCAAAACTTAAAGCTGGAGGATGTTCAAGAGGTGCTGGCAAAAACCTTAGATGCGGGAATTTTTCAAATGATTGACCACCTGGCAGAGAAGAAGCTTAATAAAGCCCTCAAGGGATTAAATGACCTTTTAGAGCTTGGGGAATCCCCAATACTCATAAACTACATGCTGGCAAGGCATTACAGACAGCTGCTGCAGTATTTAACATATAGTAAAAGGGGGTTATCAGAAAAACAGCTAAGTCAAAAGCTGGGTGTCCCCTTTTTTGTGCTGGGAAAGCTAGGCAAGCAGGCCGGGAGTTTTAGTATTCAGAGCTTAACAGATATTTTGAATGGTTTATATGAGCTTGATTTAAGGTTTAAAACCTCTTCTTCAGACAGTAAAAGGATGCTGGAGCTGACTATAATTAAACTGGCTACTAAGCCCCGTAAGGATAAAAGTAAAGCCAATTAA
- the lepA gene encoding translation elongation factor 4 encodes MVLNIPQERIRNFCIIAHIDHGKSTLADRILQYTGAVSERDMSEQLLDQMDLERERGITIKLQAVRMVYKAKDGNEYLLNLIDTPGHVDFTYEVSRSLAACEGALLVVDAAQGIEAQTLANVYLALEHDLEIIPVINKIDLPSAEPERVKEEIEEFIGLDTSEAILASAKTGQGTEEVLEAIVKKVPPPQGSMDNPLQALIFDSLYDSYKGAIPFIRIMEGTVKKGMEIQMMSTNKKFEINEVGVFTPAMRIIDKLGPGEVGFVTASIKNVKDTQVGDTITSVVKPADKPLPGYRKVTSMVYCGLYPVDSADYEDLKEALEKLQLNDASLKFEPETSVALGFGFRCGFLGLLHMEIIQERLEREFDLSLITTAPSVIYEVHKTDKTVVKIDNPANLPPINDIDEIREPFVKATIMVPNDYVGAVMELCQEKRGEYQTMEYLSPSRVILTYHLPLAEIIYDFFDQLKSRTRGYASLDYEIHSYLATDLVKMDVLVNGQIVDALSFIVHKDKSYYRGQNITRRLKDLIPRQMFEVPIQAAIGSKVIARTNVKALRKNVIDKCYGGDITRKRKLLEKQKEGKKRMKQIGNVEIPQEAFMAVLSLDDD; translated from the coding sequence ATGGTTTTGAATATCCCGCAAGAAAGAATTAGAAATTTTTGTATAATAGCCCATATTGACCACGGGAAATCTACCCTTGCAGACCGTATCCTACAATATACGGGTGCTGTAAGTGAAAGAGACATGTCTGAACAGCTGTTGGACCAGATGGATCTAGAACGAGAAAGGGGCATTACAATCAAGCTCCAGGCTGTTAGAATGGTCTACAAGGCCAAGGATGGTAACGAATACCTGCTTAACCTGATAGATACACCTGGGCATGTTGACTTTACCTATGAAGTTTCTAGAAGTCTGGCAGCCTGTGAGGGAGCGCTGCTTGTGGTTGATGCTGCTCAAGGCATAGAAGCGCAGACACTGGCCAATGTTTATCTGGCCCTAGAGCATGACCTGGAAATCATTCCAGTTATAAATAAGATTGACCTGCCAAGTGCAGAGCCTGAAAGGGTAAAGGAAGAAATTGAAGAGTTTATAGGTTTGGATACTTCAGAAGCCATACTTGCCTCAGCAAAAACAGGTCAGGGAACTGAAGAAGTTTTAGAGGCAATTGTTAAGAAGGTCCCACCACCCCAGGGTAGTATGGATAACCCCCTGCAGGCCTTGATTTTTGATTCTCTTTATGACTCTTACAAGGGTGCTATCCCCTTTATTAGAATCATGGAGGGCACTGTAAAAAAAGGCATGGAAATACAGATGATGTCTACAAATAAGAAGTTCGAGATAAATGAGGTTGGTGTTTTTACACCTGCCATGAGAATTATTGATAAACTGGGTCCAGGAGAGGTTGGTTTTGTTACAGCCAGCATTAAAAATGTTAAGGATACACAGGTGGGAGATACTATTACCAGTGTTGTAAAGCCGGCTGACAAGCCCCTGCCAGGCTACAGAAAGGTAACCAGTATGGTGTATTGCGGCTTGTATCCTGTGGACAGTGCTGATTATGAAGATTTAAAAGAAGCCCTGGAAAAGCTCCAGTTAAATGATGCTTCGTTAAAATTTGAGCCGGAGACCTCAGTTGCCCTGGGGTTTGGTTTTAGATGCGGTTTTTTAGGCCTGCTCCACATGGAAATAATCCAGGAAAGACTTGAAAGGGAATTTGATTTAAGCCTTATTACTACCGCACCAAGTGTAATTTATGAGGTTCATAAAACAGATAAGACAGTTGTAAAAATAGATAACCCGGCAAATTTGCCTCCCATTAATGACATTGATGAAATCAGAGAGCCCTTTGTCAAGGCTACAATAATGGTGCCAAATGACTATGTTGGTGCTGTGATGGAGTTATGTCAGGAAAAAAGGGGAGAATATCAGACAATGGAATATTTGTCTCCAAGCAGGGTTATTTTAACCTACCACCTTCCCCTGGCAGAGATTATTTATGACTTTTTTGACCAGCTTAAATCAAGGACCAGGGGCTATGCATCCCTGGATTACGAGATACATTCTTACCTGGCAACAGATCTGGTAAAAATGGATGTTTTAGTAAATGGACAGATTGTAGATGCCCTATCCTTTATAGTCCATAAAGATAAATCATATTACAGAGGTCAGAATATTACCAGAAGACTAAAAGACTTAATTCCCAGACAGATGTTTGAGGTTCCCATTCAAGCAGCCATTGGCAGCAAGGTTATAGCAAGAACAAATGTAAAGGCTCTAAGAAAAAATGTTATTGATAAATGCTATGGCGGGGACATTACAAGGAAAAGAAAGCTTCTTGAAAAACAAAAAGAAGGCAAAAAACGCATGAAGCAGATTGGAAATGTGGAGATCCCCCAGGAAGCTTTCATGGCGGTGTTAAGTCTGGATGATGATTAG
- the hrcA gene encoding heat-inducible transcriptional repressor HrcA encodes MDERKKNILHAIIQDYVATAEPVGSRIIARKYNLGVSSATIRNEMADLEEMGFIEQPHTSSGRVPSDKGYRFYVDFLMKKMEISPPEEQFIYGQLKENIQHMEDLFKKTSDTLSQLTNYIALAMGPLVSETTVQQIQLLPMQNNKVLLMIISDKGIVDNGVINFSGNYDKETLAIVSEILSCKLKGYRLRDISKTVLQEIYYELADYKKLVSLVLEFMDEALKVSDKAKVYIGGMLNILNQPEFKDIETLRSLLSLMEEQTILRQLLKETSSESGLTISIGGENKYRGIHNCSIITATYKMGGKVIGTVGILGPTRMVYPKAATTLEFVSKCLSDILEGHNK; translated from the coding sequence ATGGATGAAAGAAAAAAGAATATATTACATGCAATCATCCAGGACTATGTGGCTACAGCTGAGCCTGTTGGATCCCGTATCATTGCTCGAAAGTATAACTTGGGTGTTAGTTCTGCAACCATCAGAAATGAAATGGCTGACTTAGAAGAAATGGGGTTTATTGAACAGCCCCATACCTCAAGTGGAAGGGTACCCTCTGATAAGGGGTATAGATTCTATGTTGATTTCCTCATGAAAAAAATGGAAATCTCTCCTCCAGAGGAACAATTCATATATGGCCAGCTGAAGGAAAACATTCAGCATATGGAGGATCTCTTTAAAAAGACCAGTGACACCCTGTCCCAGCTTACCAATTATATAGCCCTGGCCATGGGTCCCCTGGTATCAGAAACCACGGTACAGCAAATACAATTGCTGCCCATGCAGAATAACAAGGTTTTATTGATGATCATATCAGATAAGGGAATTGTAGATAATGGAGTAATTAACTTCTCTGGCAATTATGACAAAGAGACCCTGGCAATTGTTTCTGAGATACTCAGCTGCAAATTAAAGGGATATAGACTAAGAGATATAAGTAAAACAGTTTTGCAGGAAATCTATTATGAACTTGCAGATTATAAAAAGCTTGTGTCATTAGTCCTTGAATTTATGGATGAAGCCTTAAAAGTATCAGATAAAGCCAAGGTGTACATTGGCGGAATGCTTAATATCCTTAATCAGCCCGAATTCAAAGATATAGAAACACTACGCAGCTTATTGTCGTTAATGGAAGAGCAAACAATTTTAAGACAGTTATTAAAGGAAACCAGCAGCGAATCAGGATTAACCATATCAATTGGAGGAGAGAATAAGTACAGGGGCATCCATAACTGCAGCATTATAACTGCGACCTATAAAATGGGGGGCAAGGTAATAGGAACTGTGGGGATACTGGGTCCCACCAGGATGGTATATCCTAAAGCTGCTACAACACTAGAATTTGTCTCGAAATGTCTTTCAGATATCCTGGAAGGACACAATAAATAA
- the rpsT gene encoding 30S ribosomal protein S20, producing MPNIKSAKKRLEVSRRNNLRNSAAKSAIKTAIKRFESAVAGRESEQAQAAYKNMVKTLDKAVTKGFLHKNTAARKKSRLSKNLKALIS from the coding sequence GTGCCTAACATCAAATCCGCAAAAAAGAGGCTTGAGGTTTCTCGCCGCAATAACCTAAGAAACTCTGCTGCAAAATCCGCTATTAAAACTGCAATTAAAAGATTTGAAAGTGCTGTAGCAGGTAGAGAAAGCGAACAAGCCCAGGCTGCATATAAAAACATGGTAAAAACATTGGACAAAGCAGTTACTAAAGGATTTTTGCATAAAAATACCGCAGCAAGAAAAAAATCTAGACTTAGTAAAAATTTAAAAGCACTAATTAGCTAA